The following proteins come from a genomic window of Salvia hispanica cultivar TCC Black 2014 chromosome 4, UniMelb_Shisp_WGS_1.0, whole genome shotgun sequence:
- the LOC125218272 gene encoding V-type proton ATPase subunit G1-like: MDQTRGHGSIQMLLSAEHEAQQIVADARNLKLARLRQAKEEADREVAKYKAQMEAEYQKSLSDSSGSSDLTVKRLEVETAAKIKSLKDIGGKVSPEVVKMLLKHIIVVKS; the protein is encoded by the exons ATGGATCAAACGAGAGGGCATGGAAGCATTCAGATGCTGCTTAGCGCAGAACACGAGGCTCAACAGATTGTGGCGGATGCCAGAAACT TGAAATTGGCACGGTTGAGGCAGGCTAAGGAGGAAGCGGATAGGGAAGTCGCCAAATACAAGGCCCAAATGGAAGCCGAGTACCAAAAGAGTCTTTCTGAT TCTTCTGGGAGCTCGGATTTGACAGTGAAAAGGCTGGAGGTGGAGACAGCTGCGAAGATTAAAAGCTTGAAGGATATTGGAGGGAAAGTATCCCCCGAGGTTGTGAAAATGCTTCTCAAGCATATAATTGTTGTCAAATCTTGA